A genomic stretch from Chitinophaga agri includes:
- a CDS encoding Crp/Fnr family transcriptional regulator — protein sequence MDDLINYLLQFGNLNQQQLQLILDNVFERTVKKDAYFSEAGKIPREIGYIRSGIFRVCYFNNKGTEVTRYFVEENRLIADINSMDSKVPSTEYIQAITDCEMIIFTEETLKLLSSTILDWDRILAKIREKAMMEKIQKIAPMLTEDATSRYLMFMEKFPDLANKIPLSYLASYLGITQSSLSRIRKQLSKH from the coding sequence ATGGATGATCTGATCAACTACTTATTGCAATTCGGCAACCTGAACCAGCAGCAGCTACAGCTGATCCTGGACAATGTCTTTGAACGCACAGTGAAAAAAGACGCCTACTTCTCAGAAGCCGGCAAAATTCCCCGGGAAATAGGATATATAAGGTCCGGCATTTTCCGGGTATGCTACTTTAATAACAAAGGAACAGAAGTTACCCGTTATTTCGTCGAGGAGAACAGGCTGATAGCTGATATAAATAGTATGGACAGCAAAGTGCCATCCACCGAATACATCCAGGCTATTACTGACTGTGAAATGATCATCTTTACGGAAGAGACGTTAAAGCTGCTTTCGTCAACTATCCTGGACTGGGACCGTATCCTGGCTAAGATCCGGGAGAAAGCCATGATGGAAAAGATCCAGAAGATCGCGCCTATGCTGACAGAAGATGCAACCAGCCGTTACCTGATGTTCATGGAAAAGTTCCCCGATCTTGCCAATAAGATCCCGCTGTCTTATCTCGCTTCTTACCTGGGCATCACCCAGTCATCCCTCAGCAGGATCAGAAAACAGCTGTCTAAACACTAG